The genomic interval GTGCCACTTTTAGCAGTAGGTATGTACTGTAGTTGCTATATTTGGGTATCAGGTGGtatgaactaaaaaaaactattaatatttaaatattcctacaattttctgttttgattatgAATTTCATATTTGCCTTGTGTGGGAagttagcttgttttttttaaggaggtAAATTATTTACGTGTTACTAATTACTGAACATGAAAATATCATTTGGTGGGACCATTGTAATGATACATTTATGTTCTTGAAGGGTAGTATATGTGCTtttagtgcttttatttttgaattcaagactcaaatgcaaaaacagtacttagtattattatttccagaatagatttttgcacaatttttgtatttttttgaacaatatTATGATAAAAATACAATTGAACATGTAACATTAGGGGAGTAGGTACAGCatgtattttgtcatttattgttttgatctATCTAGCTAGATGCCACTGTCATCAAGCTGTGAGCTATGATGAAGTACCATGTGTGGGCCAGGTACTTCAGGATGTGGGAGAAAAAGTCCAAGTCAGCACCATGCGACAGTCTGACAAGAACTTGTTCACATGATCACATGCTCATCAGATCCGGAACCAGCAGCAACCTCATTCAGTTCCAAGTTGAACAGCCAAGACTGGGCAAAGTTCACGAATACCTGGTTCTAAAAACTGCTTGAAAATAAGCATTTCCGTTTGTGAACAAAGGGATATAAGTACTTTAATGGACATTAAAGTACCCAGGAGTAGTTGTGTGCCGATCGATCGGCCACCAATCATAAttagctgatttatttatgtattattacatttttgttaatttatttacatttgggagattgaaaatgtctgtctttattcattttctaaaataaaattagaaaattaaagtAATCTCCTGtactttcagattttattaagGATATGATTGAAATACCTATTATGAAGTTGATTACTGCAttaatttttatgcaaattaaaTGGTGTTTTATTTGTGGTGTTTTTAGTAATGTACTGTTCCtgcttgtaattttatttttatgttttaaaaggattttgaccTGTTTCCTGGCctacatttttgtataaataatttGGTGCGaccataaatcatgtggtgcgaccaattaaaaaagtaaatgtattgaaTTCAAAATAGAATATACAGTATCtggagcataaatattaatcaCTAATACAGTATCTTCAAGTGattgaagatttatttattttttatcacagTTTGATGAAATGGTGAAGAAAAACAGTGATCAAGTCAATTATAAATGGAATTTCACAGTTCTTTGGGAGAAAAAAGTGTCATAATTGCcggaaaaatacaaagaaatgtaaaaactctgtttttaaacaccttaaataaatggaaatttataaaacaaatgtttaatacaTCATGGAAAATACCTTATTTTACGACAAATTATTTTACGGTCGCaccacatgacattttttaataccACAGTCAAATTATATTGATAATAAACCTCTGAAAAGGTctaattttaatgttaaattatgaTTTCTGTGTGCAGAACATTTCACATGTTCTAGTAATTACAATggatatacatattttaaatttttttaatttagcctGATGGAAATCCTTATATGTCAATGAcccatatatactgtatatataatatatataaagtacagaccaaaagtttggacacaccttttaattcaatgagtttcctttatttttaggactattgacattgtagattcacactgaaggcatcaaaactatgaataacacatatgcactaaacaaaaaagtgtaaaacaactgaaaatagcccttatattctagtttcttcaaagtagcaatcttttgctgtgattactgctttgcacacactctgcattttcttgatgagcttcaagaggtcgtcacctgaaatggttttcacttcataggtgtgtcctgtcaggttaataagtgggatttcttgccttataaatagtcatgaaaataaagaaaacctattgaattagaaggtgtgtccaaacttttgttctttactgtgtatatatatatatatatatatgtgtataagCTGGGttatgtaaaaagtaaaattcttAGATTTAATATTGTCAGTTTTAGGCCTTAGCAAGACTTAGATGAGCCCAGATTTCAGATCCAAAGTCTTAGTCCTTCAGTTAGACCGTAAGTTTGTACATTTGTTCTTTTATCATTTCCTCAATGcgcttttttgtcattttttcattCCTCGTGTCGTAGTTCTTGTAGGCATTTCTACAAAGGCTTTGATGTTTTGCAGTAAACAACCCTGTAGAAATGAATTTAAAGCCAAAAATCGTCCCGTTATAGTTTTGCGAtggatctaaaataaaaacgttCATTCTAGTTTTTATGCTACCTCCTTTGTCAAGAAAGGAAGTGTATCTTTAACAGGAATTTCAGTAGTTGACTGAAATCAGTCAAGACTAGCTGTAAGGAAGCTTTCTGTATAGTGTGTTTGAAGTGAAGCTGGGTAACCTGGACAGTGGGTGTAAAAGCACCAGAGGCACAAGAGagaccttaaaaaataaatcactggataaagttttatttcacttGCTTAAAAGAAGTTCTGTTAAGTCCTACCATTTTCTTCATATAATGAGAATGAAatataaagtcttaaattaatgtttgtttctttaaaaaaaaaactgccatgTTTAACAATAACATGAATGTAATTTGACTGTAATTTGAATCTACTAGATTTACAGGAGAAATGCAATTGTTACTCAGTAGACATAATGGATCGTCAGTCCATCATGTCTCCAAACTTACAGgtataggattttttttaaagtccttaaactgtcaaaaataaaaacatactgtGGGTGGGGAGGTGCTTAAcaaaaatcttgattttaaatTCCAACttgtaaacatttaacactggccTGGtcgtttgtgtctgtgtgtcttcAGGTCATGGCTCTGTCGACAGCATGCTGGATGCTGAAAACAAACGACTGACTGATAACTTGGCCAGCAAAGTCTCCCGACTGAAATCGGTATGTAACCTTACATACCGATCTGTATGTAAGAAGCTTATTTCTACCGGTCTGATTATCAGTGATGGTAGTCGGTTGTCTGCCTACCTGCTTGTTATTTTGAGATTCTAGCCACAGGTGCTACTTCCTTCTTCCATTtgtattaaaggggcagtattatgtaaagttgacttttttgagctttacatcatgttataatgtttaccctcatcaaaaacatatctggaatgttgccttgattctttcatgcatgtttgagaaatcctttaatcctTAAATTTTTTATAGCATCTGAAGGGTAACATGGTTACTTGATCATGTTATAAAATAatactatgtgcctggaaaatgcataacGCTATccttttaagtacattttttctccaaacttagaggtttagaattttttttccaattaagaAAGCTTTGTGACTTTTATGGACATACAGTTTGATATAAGGAGCAGTTCCAAACTTTGTCATACTAATTGAATCTTTCTCTGACAGCTGGCTTATGACATCGACAGAGAGGTGGACGATCAGAATGACTACTTAGACAACATGGTGAGTCTGTCTTGCCTCTGATGTAAGCGGTTCTTGCGGGCCTCTAGGTCTTATTGCAGATGTGTGTTGAAAGAAACTAAATCTGTAATTGTCTTCTCCCTCTTTGTCTTTCAGGACTCAAACTTCATGAGTGCAACGGGCCTGTTGAGCGGCAGTGTAAAGCGGTTTTCCACGATGGTCCGATCTGGCAAAGACAATCGACGTCTCCTCTGCTACGTCTCCGGAGGGCTGGTTCTGGCCTTCTTTCTTCTCTATTACCTGGTTTCCAGGATCCAGACCTGATTTCAGGAGAACATCGTCAACCTGTGTTGATGTGAAACTCAGACTGACAAACCTTAGCTGATAGGCTTGAGTAGCCTCTAAGGTCCTCATGCTAAGAAAACAcctttttgataaaaagaaatcGGATGTATATATGTGTATGTTTAGCTGAACTGATGTACAGCAGCTGGTATTTGCTGTCTCATTTGGGGAAACTATAGTGAGTGTTGTTATGCTAAAGAGCAGGGAACATGTCAACATGCCGATGCTTCCAGGAGGTGAGTGATTCCAAAGTGGAGCAGAAGGAAAGTTTCATTCAAACACATCAAGGAGGAACAACTAACTGTTACCTCCAGCCCTGCTAGGTCATGCTTTCAGTCCAGGTTCTATATGATGTTTACGCCTTGTGATTGTTTGAGAAGCTTCTAAACAGAATGGTTGACCCAATGCCATCATGCTTCTGGTTTACCTCAGATTTAAGTAAGCAGACTGAATTTACAAAGTGCTAGTCATGGAGCCAAAACAGCCAGTAGGATGGGTGTAACAATAAGGTTGGGTTACCGAACATGTGATCACAGCTACAGCACACTAGGATGGGATGCAACCAGAGCAGTAAAACCTTTATGATCATACGGTCAGGTGTCTGTTAGTTTGctgattcactttttttttaatcccaagttatagaaataataatcagggatgtttttggtctttatattgctttgaaaaaatgaacagatgaaTTGATTGAATAACTTCCTGGCAATATGAAAACTTGATTCCTTTCCTAACAAATTTATCTTCAGTAAACACCATTTAATGCTGGTCACAAAAATTCCTGTTTTCTCGTGAAAAGgtcatttcttttttggggaaaaaaaaaggtttgtgaGCTCATAAAGTAATAGCGGCttaaaaaacagtattttgtttgatttgatttatgtatttcaaactggtttttaaaaacaaggaaaaaagcAATGCATTCTGTTCAGTTTAATCCTTTTATGAGTGTGTCAGGCTGATTAGTACTTGTTAGTGGAGTCACAAGAGAACTAGGCTGGTGTGTTTAAGAGCCATTGATAAACTAAATAGCTCTACAAATTAATTTATCATTCCTATCAGAAAAAATACTCACAAGATACTACAGATACAGTCTAATAGGAAACTCTTGATGTGTAATGCTTAAtttaatatggatgaaattCAAACGGATTTTTCTCAATATGTCTAATGCACTGTGTAACATACTGTCTGCTTTCAATTCCTTCCTGCTATCAGATTACCTAAATGAATTACTCTAccagtaaataaatgtttctcactAATAACTTGATTGTTTCTTCAGGGATATAATGTtaacttttcagatgttttacaaTGCTCAAATGCATTATAGCAAAATTAATTACTGTGGTTCATTTAGATATTGAGCATAAAATGTTCAAGATGTTCTAAGTTGTTTTCAGGAAAAGTGCTTTGGTATTTTGTttcattggttgttttggtggCATAACTGAAGCACATAGAACACATTAAGgagcaaagcaataaaatacctatttaatattaattacaaataaCTCTTATGAAGTTAAAAATACTCTGTGAGAGTTCATATTAAGATCTAACACTGAATTTGTGttagtaaatattaaatgattaactCCAGCAGATTTGATATTTGACACTTAATTAGAGTTAAGGTACCAACTctccaaaaataattaaattaacacTTCCTGGTGTGGACCCATATAGACACTTTAAAATTGTTGAAATCATATCTGACAGTTAATTTGGGTCTGCTGGATTTGCTGTGTATTCAGTGAAAGGGCTCAGGGTTAGGGCTGACAAAGTTCATATTGTGTTCTATTCTGGTAAATTTGTTGCAGCcaac from Xiphophorus maculatus strain JP 163 A chromosome 2, X_maculatus-5.0-male, whole genome shotgun sequence carries:
- the bet1l gene encoding BET1-like protein; the encoded protein is MADWNRGHGSVDSMLDAENKRLTDNLASKVSRLKSLAYDIDREVDDQNDYLDNMDSNFMSATGLLSGSVKRFSTMVRSGKDNRRLLCYVSGGLVLAFFLLYYLVSRIQT